From the genome of Arvicola amphibius chromosome 9, mArvAmp1.2, whole genome shotgun sequence, one region includes:
- the LOC119822340 gene encoding vascular endothelial growth factor A-like codes for MNFLLSWVHWTLALLLYLHHAKWSQAAPTTEGEQKAHEVVKFMDVYQRSYCRPIETLVDIFQEYPDEIEYIFKPSCVPLMRCGGCCNDEALECVPTSESNITMQVGACDIGGRERRRVGWYKDGH; via the exons ATGAACTTTCTGCTCTCTTGGGTGCACTGGACCCTGGCTTTACTGCTGTACCTCCACCATGCCAAG tGGTCCCAGGCTGCACCCACGACAGAAGGAGAGCAGAAAGCCCATGAAG TGGTGAAGTTCATGGACGTCTACCAGCGCAGCTATTGCCGTCCAATCGAGACCCTGGTGGACATCTTCCAGGAGTACCCCGATGAGATAGAGTATATCTTCAAGCCGTCCTGTGTGCCCCTCATGAGGTGTGGGGGCTGCTGCAACGATGAGGCCCTGGAATGTGTGCCCACCTCGGAGAGCAACATCACCATGCAGGTAGGCGCCTGTGACATAGGGGGCAGGGAGCGTAGAAGGGTAGGGTGGTACAAGGATGGGCATTAG
- the LOC119822341 gene encoding vascular endothelial growth factor A-like isoform X1: MAGAPGCPIWVWLAGSLTSVICSLPLQIMRIKPHQSQHIGEMSFLQHSRCECRPKKDRTKLEKKSVRGKGKGQKRKRKKSRFKSWSVHCEPCSERRKHLFVQDPQTCKCSCKNTDSRCKARQLELNERTCRCDKPRR, translated from the exons ATGGCAGGAGCCCCGGGGTGTCCCATATGGGTATGGCTGGCTGGGTCACTAACCTCTGTGAtctgctccctccctctgcagATCATGCGGATCAAACCTCACCAAAGCCAGCACATAGGAGAGATGAGCTTCCTACAGCATAGCAGATGTGAATGCAG ACCAAAGAAAGACAGAACAAAGCTAGAAAA aaaatCAGTTCGAGGAAAGGGAAAGGGTCAAAAACGAAAGCGCAAGAAATCCCGGTTTAAATCCTGGAGCGT TCACTGTGAGCCTTGCTCAGAGCGGAGAAAGCATTTGTTTGTCCAAGATCCGCAGACGTGTAAATGTTCCTGCAAAAACACAGACTCGCGTTGCAAGGCGAGGCAGCTTGAGTTAAACGAACGTACTTGCAG ATGTGACAAGCCAAGGCGGTGA
- the LOC119822341 gene encoding vascular endothelial growth factor A-like isoform X2, translated as MAGAPGCPIWVWLAGSLTSVICSLPLQIMRIKPHQSQHIGEMSFLQHSRCECRPKKDRTKLENHCEPCSERRKHLFVQDPQTCKCSCKNTDSRCKARQLELNERTCRCDKPRR; from the exons ATGGCAGGAGCCCCGGGGTGTCCCATATGGGTATGGCTGGCTGGGTCACTAACCTCTGTGAtctgctccctccctctgcagATCATGCGGATCAAACCTCACCAAAGCCAGCACATAGGAGAGATGAGCTTCCTACAGCATAGCAGATGTGAATGCAG ACCAAAGAAAGACAGAACAAAGCTAGAAAA TCACTGTGAGCCTTGCTCAGAGCGGAGAAAGCATTTGTTTGTCCAAGATCCGCAGACGTGTAAATGTTCCTGCAAAAACACAGACTCGCGTTGCAAGGCGAGGCAGCTTGAGTTAAACGAACGTACTTGCAG ATGTGACAAGCCAAGGCGGTGA
- the LOC119822341 gene encoding vascular endothelial growth factor A-like isoform X3 — protein MAGAPGCPIWVWLAGSLTSVICSLPLQIMRIKPHQSQHIGEMSFLQHSRCECRPKKDRTKLEKCDKPRR, from the exons ATGGCAGGAGCCCCGGGGTGTCCCATATGGGTATGGCTGGCTGGGTCACTAACCTCTGTGAtctgctccctccctctgcagATCATGCGGATCAAACCTCACCAAAGCCAGCACATAGGAGAGATGAGCTTCCTACAGCATAGCAGATGTGAATGCAG ACCAAAGAAAGACAGAACAAAGCTAGAAAA ATGTGACAAGCCAAGGCGGTGA